A single window of Acidimicrobiales bacterium DNA harbors:
- the pgk gene encoding phosphoglycerate kinase, which produces MELPSLETLPPLRGRRVLVRVDFNVPVRDGSVVDDTRIRTSLPTLEWLLGQGAEVVACSHRGRPKGKPDPAYSMDPVRAELQRRLPAVELMENLRFDPGEEACDEEFVRKLVEGFDVYVNEAFGASHRAHASIVGPPRHLPSAAGRWLQREVEVLCGLRENPSRPFVAVLGGAKVSDKIGVIRALLSVVDRIVVGGGMCFTFLAAAGRRVGASLVEESMIDECRRLLEEGAPLVLPTDVVGLSPDGEIGAPEAGGEVRVFEGDLPDGWRGLDIGPASVEAFSEVIAAASTVFWNGPMGVFEDERFAAGTRGVGEAIAASEAFSVVGGGDSAAALSSLGLADSVDHVSTGGGASLELLEKGDLPGLEALRRSRSERGR; this is translated from the coding sequence ATGGAGCTGCCTTCGCTCGAGACGCTCCCTCCGCTCCGAGGGCGGAGGGTGCTCGTGCGGGTCGACTTCAACGTCCCAGTCAGGGACGGGAGTGTCGTCGACGACACGAGGATCAGGACTTCGCTCCCCACCCTCGAGTGGCTCTTGGGCCAGGGTGCCGAGGTGGTCGCCTGCAGCCACAGGGGTAGGCCGAAGGGGAAGCCGGACCCTGCCTACTCGATGGATCCCGTTCGCGCAGAGCTGCAACGCCGGCTTCCAGCCGTCGAGCTGATGGAGAACCTCCGCTTCGACCCCGGGGAGGAGGCGTGTGACGAGGAGTTCGTCAGGAAGTTGGTCGAGGGCTTCGACGTCTACGTGAACGAGGCGTTCGGCGCCTCCCACAGGGCGCACGCCTCGATAGTGGGGCCTCCTCGTCACCTGCCTTCTGCGGCGGGACGCTGGCTCCAGCGTGAAGTCGAGGTGCTCTGTGGGCTGCGTGAGAATCCCTCCCGGCCGTTCGTGGCCGTCCTCGGCGGGGCGAAGGTGAGCGACAAGATCGGTGTCATCCGCGCCTTGCTGTCGGTGGTCGATCGCATCGTCGTCGGCGGGGGGATGTGCTTCACCTTTCTCGCTGCCGCTGGTCGGCGGGTGGGGGCTTCGCTCGTCGAGGAGTCGATGATCGACGAGTGCAGGCGACTGCTGGAGGAGGGGGCTCCTCTCGTGCTGCCCACGGACGTAGTCGGCCTGTCACCCGACGGTGAGATCGGCGCTCCTGAGGCCGGTGGGGAAGTGAGGGTGTTCGAAGGAGACCTCCCAGACGGCTGGCGGGGTCTCGACATCGGACCGGCTAGCGTCGAGGCATTCAGCGAGGTGATCGCGGCGGCTAGCACCGTCTTTTGGAACGGCCCGATGGGGGTGTTCGAGGACGAACGCTTCGCCGCGGGGACACGGGGCGTGGGTGAGGCGATAGCAGCGTCTGAAGCGTTCAGCGTCGTGGGTGGTGGCGACTCGGCGGCCGCGTTGAGCTCGCTGGGTCTCGCAGATTCCGTCGATCACGTCTCCACGGGTGGTGGCGCATCTCTGGAACTCCTCGAGAAGGGCGACCTGCCGGGTCTGGAGGCGTTGCGTCGGTCGCGCTCGGAGAGGGGAAGATGA
- the tpiA gene encoding triosephosphate isomerase yields the protein MSKNGSRRPLIAGNWKMHCTHLDAIQLTQRISYGLQPSDYEKVDVCVHPPFTALRSVQTVLDADRIPMALGAQNCHWEEKGAFTGEVSPPMLAKLGVTYVIVGHSERRQIFGETDEIVAKKAQAVRSGGMTPIVCVGETLEERESGSAETVVRSQLEGSVGPLGKESAAACVIAYEPIWAIGTGKNASGRDAQEMAALIRSWFEEFAGAPAAGSVRILYGGSVKAWNARELLAQPDVDGALVGGASLDADEFCRIVQAAVELASR from the coding sequence ATGAGCAAGAACGGTTCGCGTCGGCCGCTGATCGCCGGCAACTGGAAGATGCATTGCACCCATCTCGACGCCATCCAGCTCACGCAGCGGATCTCCTACGGCTTGCAGCCATCGGACTACGAGAAGGTGGACGTCTGCGTGCATCCCCCCTTCACGGCGCTGCGCTCGGTGCAGACCGTCCTCGACGCCGACCGGATCCCCATGGCGTTGGGAGCACAGAATTGCCACTGGGAGGAGAAGGGGGCATTTACCGGCGAGGTGTCGCCGCCGATGCTCGCCAAGCTGGGGGTCACCTACGTGATCGTCGGCCATTCGGAGAGGCGCCAGATCTTCGGTGAGACGGACGAGATTGTGGCGAAGAAGGCGCAGGCGGTGCGGTCGGGCGGGATGACGCCGATCGTGTGTGTGGGCGAGACGCTGGAGGAGCGCGAGAGCGGGAGCGCGGAGACGGTGGTGCGATCGCAGCTCGAGGGGTCGGTCGGGCCGCTGGGGAAGGAGTCGGCCGCCGCCTGCGTGATTGCCTACGAGCCGATCTGGGCGATAGGCACCGGCAAGAACGCATCGGGCCGGGATGCGCAGGAGATGGCAGCCCTGATCAGGTCGTGGTTCGAGGAGTTCGCAGGCGCCCCTGCGGCCGGGTCTGTGCGCATCCTGTACGGCGGTTCGGTGAAGGCGTGGAACGCCAGGGAGCTGCTGGCTCAGCCCGATGTGGACGGCGCACTGGTGGGGGGCGCGAGCCTCGACGCGGACGAGTTCTGTCGGATCGTGCAGGCAGCGGTGGAGTTGGCGTCCCGTTAG
- a CDS encoding ABC transporter substrate-binding protein yields the protein MNPRRFWGRRGERVGCSGESVGTPRQTRDSRITRRRWIALAFLAVVGAWGCSSAGDRAGRVSDRAAETTVATGETLRMAMPTAKIVLDPAAAVPTRQEDMILLDLVYDTLTRFDHRNKRVTPALARRWHASDGFKTWTFELAPDARFHDGTPVRPEDVKKSLERLAASRVSLLGARLEVLDGYSDFVAGRAGEIRGIESVGDSQVVFHTRAPYAPLPELLSAPSFGVVPAAGFVEGRSDQDSTGAVGSGEDRSAHGPLPVGSGPMKVVEGSETALRLEPAREGVELDAVEIRAEGDLEGSWRAFREGEVDWAMIPASAVDDVKGEAEAMVVPHVTELWVGMNLTRPELSSPRLRSAIGFAVDRRRLVSRALPGAASLEGVIPAGVVGFDPEVCGGECDHDPERSRELLQAIGDVPSLAFDFDSTPRSRRVARAVAEDLADVGLRVELREHEPSEYRKLFATRSVQLFLLGWTGVAATPDSYLAPLFASGSVENFVGFANKGFDDGLAKARSTGDPAERAELYSKLEAAVVRFAKPVVPIAQNRTLVAVARRVRGVDIAPDGTFDVTAVRVR from the coding sequence GTGAATCCCCGGCGCTTCTGGGGTCGCAGGGGTGAGAGGGTGGGTTGCTCCGGCGAGTCGGTCGGCACCCCGCGACAGACGCGTGATTCGAGAATCACACGCAGAAGGTGGATCGCCCTCGCATTCCTCGCCGTGGTGGGTGCGTGGGGATGCAGCTCGGCGGGCGATCGCGCGGGGCGGGTGTCTGACCGGGCGGCAGAGACCACGGTAGCCACCGGAGAGACGCTGAGGATGGCGATGCCGACGGCGAAGATCGTGCTCGATCCAGCTGCCGCCGTCCCGACCAGACAGGAGGACATGATCCTCCTCGACCTCGTCTACGACACGCTCACCCGCTTCGATCACCGGAACAAGCGAGTGACTCCGGCGTTGGCCCGCCGATGGCATGCCTCAGACGGTTTCAAGACGTGGACTTTCGAGCTGGCTCCCGACGCCCGTTTCCACGACGGAACACCGGTGAGACCGGAGGACGTGAAGAAGTCGCTCGAACGTCTGGCAGCATCTAGGGTCTCGCTGCTGGGAGCGCGGCTCGAGGTGCTCGACGGTTATTCGGACTTCGTCGCCGGCAGGGCCGGGGAGATACGTGGAATCGAATCGGTCGGGGACTCACAGGTCGTCTTCCATACGAGGGCTCCCTACGCTCCGCTGCCCGAGTTGCTCTCCGCCCCGTCGTTCGGCGTGGTGCCGGCTGCGGGCTTCGTGGAGGGTCGGTCGGACCAAGACAGTACCGGCGCGGTTGGGTCGGGTGAGGACCGGTCGGCGCATGGCCCCCTCCCCGTCGGGAGCGGTCCGATGAAAGTCGTCGAGGGTTCCGAAACCGCGTTGAGGCTCGAACCCGCGCGGGAGGGAGTCGAGCTGGACGCGGTGGAGATCCGGGCGGAGGGTGATCTCGAAGGGTCGTGGCGAGCCTTCCGAGAAGGCGAGGTCGACTGGGCGATGATCCCTGCTTCGGCCGTGGACGACGTGAAGGGCGAGGCCGAGGCGATGGTGGTACCGCACGTCACCGAGCTGTGGGTGGGGATGAACCTGACCCGGCCGGAGCTGAGCAGTCCTCGTCTGCGCTCCGCTATCGGGTTCGCCGTCGACAGGCGGCGGCTGGTCTCCAGGGCTCTTCCCGGGGCGGCTTCCCTGGAAGGCGTGATACCCGCAGGTGTCGTGGGTTTCGACCCGGAGGTGTGCGGTGGGGAGTGCGATCACGACCCGGAACGTTCGCGGGAGCTGTTACAGGCCATCGGTGACGTTCCGTCGCTGGCGTTCGACTTCGACTCCACCCCGCGTAGCAGGCGGGTGGCGCGGGCCGTCGCCGAGGATCTGGCAGACGTGGGCTTGCGGGTGGAGCTGCGTGAGCACGAGCCGTCCGAATACCGAAAGCTTTTTGCGACCCGGTCGGTGCAGCTGTTCTTGTTGGGATGGACAGGGGTGGCGGCGACGCCCGACAGCTACCTGGCACCCCTGTTCGCGTCGGGTTCGGTGGAGAACTTCGTCGGTTTCGCCAACAAGGGCTTCGACGACGGCCTCGCCAAGGCGCGTTCGACGGGGGATCCGGCCGAGAGGGCGGAGCTGTACTCCAAGCTGGAGGCCGCGGTGGTCCGGTTCGCCAAGCCCGTGGTCCCGATCGCCCAGAACCGAACGCTCGTAGCCGTCGCTCGGCGAGTGCGGGGAGTCGACATCGCCCCGGACGGGACTTTCGACGTCACGGCGGTCCGTGTGCGCTGA
- a CDS encoding putative cation antiporter NADH dehydrogenase subunit (possible pseudo, frameshifted) codes for MSTSEAMPLTLIVAVHFIAAVVVLAAHRHLRRAVWVVASLPLLASLAWGAAHMSELAGGRVFSHEIDWIPQIGLRFAFRADAFSAVMVMLVSGVGLLVFWYASHYFRGEPLGARVAGLLTMFAGSMTGLVLSDDLLGLFVFWELTSVTSYLLIGTKDRDESARQAAQHALMVTTFGGLAMLAGFVLLGEAGGTPRLSELVESPPTGGGTVAVAMFLVAAGAFTKSAQFPFHGWLPEAMAAPTPISAYLHSAAMVKAGVYLLARLAPIFAEQEGWTPTIVVVGTVTMMLGGLRALRAVDLKQLLAFGTISQLGLMTTLFGLGNGDATGAGVALLLAHAVFKAPLFMLVGAVDHETGTRDVRLMPRLGSGWGGVRWAVVAAAASMAGFPATAGFVAKEAVFEVLSHGSAAEVLVLAGVVAASMLTVAYSIRLVTAFTAPERLGSSDSPRGSAAKAPPCGMVAPAALLAFAGVFLGVAPVLWSGLVSAASEVLGEGSDVYLAVWHGFGIPLTLSLAALAGGSLVFRHRQTVDRVQQRLAIPLSAAYAYRVIVDRLMRSARLVTSVVQCGSLPIYAAIILTFVSVSALLSLFGRWVDWGGVEWGRGDLAQLPGAVLMVGGAAAAAWTTRRFAAALLMGVAGYGIASVFVVRGAPDLALTQFLVETLSVVVFLLVMRALPERFDVAVGRAGRVWRACVACLVGIFVFSVGLAAHSEAPPRPVSEEMPRLAYEEGDGRNVVNVILVDIRGLDTLGEITVLATSAVGIVALARAGMRPRSIRRKAVVRGESGGEEMSVAADSAGRPTPGGAVA; via the coding sequence ATGTCGACCAGCGAGGCGATGCCACTCACACTGATCGTGGCGGTCCACTTCATAGCCGCCGTAGTCGTGCTGGCCGCCCACCGACATCTTCGTCGTGCCGTCTGGGTCGTGGCATCCCTACCTCTCCTGGCCTCTCTCGCCTGGGGCGCTGCCCACATGAGTGAGCTCGCCGGTGGTCGCGTCTTCTCACATGAGATCGACTGGATTCCGCAGATCGGGCTCCGATTCGCCTTTCGGGCCGACGCGTTCTCGGCGGTGATGGTCATGCTTGTGTCCGGGGTCGGGCTGCTCGTCTTCTGGTACGCGAGCCACTACTTCCGTGGAGAGCCGCTGGGCGCCCGAGTGGCGGGTCTGCTCACGATGTTCGCCGGCTCGATGACCGGTCTCGTCCTCTCCGACGACCTCCTCGGGCTGTTCGTGTTCTGGGAGCTGACTTCCGTCACCTCGTACCTCCTCATCGGGACGAAGGACAGAGACGAGAGTGCACGCCAAGCCGCCCAGCACGCCCTGATGGTCACCACCTTCGGAGGGTTGGCCATGCTCGCTGGGTTCGTCTTGTTGGGTGAGGCGGGCGGCACGCCGAGGCTGAGTGAGCTCGTCGAGTCTCCTCCGACCGGAGGGGGCACCGTGGCCGTCGCGATGTTCCTGGTGGCCGCAGGTGCGTTTACCAAGTCCGCGCAGTTCCCCTTCCACGGCTGGCTCCCCGAGGCCATGGCTGCGCCCACACCGATAAGCGCGTACCTCCACTCCGCGGCGATGGTGAAGGCGGGGGTGTACCTGCTGGCCCGACTCGCGCCCATCTTCGCCGAACAGGAAGGTTGGACTCCGACCATCGTGGTCGTCGGCACCGTCACGATGATGCTCGGCGGCCTCAGGGCTCTCCGGGCCGTCGACCTGAAGCAACTTCTCGCCTTCGGCACGATCAGCCAACTCGGTTTGATGACCACCCTGTTCGGCCTGGGGAACGGGGACGCGACCGGGGCCGGGGTGGCCCTGCTGCTGGCACATGCCGTCTTCAAAGCTCCGCTGTTCATGCTGGTCGGAGCCGTCGACCACGAGACGGGGACGCGGGACGTCCGCCTGATGCCTCGGCTAGGCAGCGGGTGGGGCGGGGTGCGGTGGGCCGTCGTGGCGGCCGCGGCGTCGATGGCGGGATTCCCCGCCACTGCGGGTTTCGTCGCCAAGGAGGCCGTCTTTGAAGTCCTGAGCCACGGGTCCGCTGCGGAGGTCCTGGTACTCGCCGGCGTCGTCGCGGCGTCGATGCTCACGGTGGCTTATTCGATCAGGCTCGTCACCGCGTTCACTGCACCCGAGCGACTCGGCAGCTCCGACTCTCCCAGAGGATCCGCAGCGAAGGCCCCTCCTTGCGGCATGGTCGCACCAGCGGCGCTCCTCGCTTTTGCCGGTGTGTTCCTCGGTGTGGCCCCCGTGCTGTGGTCGGGGCTCGTGTCGGCGGCCTCCGAAGTACTTGGAGAAGGCTCGGACGTCTACCTCGCCGTCTGGCACGGCTTCGGGATCCCGTTGACCCTTTCGCTTGCAGCACTCGCCGGAGGTTCGCTGGTGTTCCGACATCGACAGACCGTCGACCGGGTGCAGCAGCGGCTCGCCATCCCGCTCAGCGCCGCATACGCGTACCGGGTGATTGTGGACCGACTGATGAGGTCCGCACGGCTGGTGACTTCCGTGGTCCAGTGCGGCTCGCTGCCCATCTATGCGGCGATCATCCTCACCTTCGTCTCGGTGTCGGCTCTCCTCTCCCTGTTCGGGCGGTGGGTGGACTGGGGTGGTGTCGAGTGGGGGCGAGGTGACTTGGCGCAGCTCCCCGGAGCTGTACTCATGGTCGGCGGAGCGGCAGCTGCCGCCTGGACCACCCGTCGCTTCGCCGCGGCTCTGCTGATGGGTGTCGCGGGCTACGGGATCGCGTCCGTGTTCGTGGTGCGTGGTGCTCCGGATCTCGCGCTCACGCAGTTCCTCGTGGAGACCCTGTCGGTGGTGGTCTTCCTCCTCGTCATGCGAGCGCTTCCGGAACGGTTCGACGTCGCGGTTGGCCGTGCCGGGCGGGTCTGGCGTGCCTGCGTGGCGTGCCTGGTCGGGATATTCGTCTTTTCCGTCGGTCTGGCGGCGCATTCCGAGGCCCCGCCACGGCCGGTGTCGGAGGAGATGCCTCGTCTCGCATACGAGGAGGGCGACGGCCGGAATGTGGTGAACGTGATACTCGTGGACATCCGAGGTCTGGACACGCTCGGAGAGATCACCGTCTTGGCCACCTCCGCGGTGGGGATCGTCGCCTTGGCACGTGCGGGGATGCGCCCTCGAAGCATCCGACGGAAAGCGGTGGTGCGGGGAGAATCCGGGGGAGAGGAGATGTCGGTCGCCGCCGATTCTGCGGGCCGACCGACTCCTGGAGGTGCGGTCGCGTGA
- a CDS encoding hypothetical protein (possible pseudo, frameshifted) produces MRRSLILDTTVRWITDGALVFSFYLLVAGHNRTGGGFVAGLVAASTLALGYMARGRTASWLERIRPWFVLAAGIGLAAGVAAVSALVADHVPLDQRSWDAVVPLFGAVKITSALVFDTGVFLVVLGLTGMILEGLGEAQRHGEAEI; encoded by the coding sequence GTGAGGCGGTCCCTGATCCTCGACACTACCGTTCGCTGGATCACCGACGGCGCCCTCGTCTTCTCCTTTTACCTGCTCGTCGCCGGGCACAACCGTACCGGTGGGGGCTTCGTGGCGGGACTCGTGGCCGCGTCGACACTCGCGCTCGGCTACATGGCGAGAGGGCGGACCGCTTCGTGGCTCGAGCGCATACGACCATGGTTCGTGCTCGCCGCAGGTATCGGGCTTGCGGCAGGGGTCGCAGCGGTCTCGGCGCTAGTCGCGGACCACGTCCCTCTCGACCAGCGGAGTTGGGACGCTGTCGTCCCACTCTTTGGCGCCGTGAAGATCACGAGCGCGCTCGTCTTCGACACGGGGGTCTTCCTGGTCGTGCTGGGCCTGACCGGGATGATCCTCGAAGGGCTCGGTGAGGCGCAGCGACACGGTGAGGCGGAAATATGA
- a CDS encoding Na+/H+ antiporter subunit D, whose protein sequence is MIAVLTLAPLLGAAGSIAIGRWRGAQRIVSIFTLLAMTVVSGALVVQVDRQGPIVVDVGGWTAPVGITLVVDRLASIMLAVSMPMLLAVLVFAIGQGGVERTHVGFHPVYLVLASGIVLAFVTGDLFNLFVAFEMTLMSSYVLVTLGGRPEQVRSGMTYVVLNLVGSTLFLLAIGFVYTATGTVNLADLSEKFQDVSPGLRAAVSMTLLVVFGVKAALFPFFFWLPDSYPAAPAPVTAAFAGLLTKVGVYALYRTQTLVLSPDGEAANLLLLISALTMAIGVLGAIAQDEAKRILSFHIISQIGYMIMGLGFFTMAGLAAAIFYVVHHIVVKTTLFLVAGLVEHEAGTGRLDRVSGLAHSAPALGVLFLVPALSLAGFPPTSGFVAKLGLVVAGVEADRYAVVGVSLAVSLLTLFSMVKIWANAFWGEPAPTSRREEGAGWSGRFLMYSATASLVLLGAAVAVAGRPLYSLAERAAGDLLAGSVYSDEVLRR, encoded by the coding sequence ATGATCGCCGTGTTGACTCTCGCCCCTCTCCTCGGGGCGGCCGGATCCATAGCGATCGGCAGGTGGAGGGGCGCGCAGCGGATCGTGAGCATCTTCACCCTCCTCGCCATGACGGTCGTGTCCGGGGCGCTGGTCGTCCAAGTCGATCGACAGGGCCCGATCGTCGTCGACGTCGGCGGCTGGACCGCCCCCGTCGGGATCACGCTGGTCGTGGACCGGCTCGCGTCGATCATGCTGGCGGTATCCATGCCCATGCTCCTCGCCGTCCTCGTCTTCGCGATCGGGCAAGGAGGGGTCGAGAGGACACACGTCGGTTTCCATCCCGTATACCTCGTGCTCGCGTCCGGGATCGTCCTCGCGTTCGTCACCGGAGACCTCTTCAACTTGTTCGTCGCGTTCGAGATGACGCTGATGTCCAGTTACGTACTCGTGACGCTCGGGGGACGGCCCGAGCAGGTGCGAAGCGGAATGACCTACGTGGTCTTGAACCTCGTCGGATCGACGCTGTTCCTGCTGGCGATCGGGTTCGTCTACACCGCGACGGGAACGGTGAACCTCGCCGATCTGAGCGAGAAGTTCCAGGATGTCTCGCCCGGCCTACGCGCCGCCGTGTCGATGACTCTCCTCGTCGTCTTCGGGGTGAAGGCCGCCCTGTTCCCCTTCTTCTTCTGGCTGCCGGACAGCTATCCGGCCGCGCCGGCTCCGGTCACGGCAGCCTTCGCGGGTCTGCTGACCAAGGTCGGCGTCTACGCCCTCTACCGCACCCAGACGCTGGTGCTTTCGCCGGATGGGGAAGCCGCGAACCTGCTCCTCCTGATAAGTGCGCTCACCATGGCGATCGGGGTCCTCGGCGCCATAGCACAAGACGAGGCGAAGCGCATCCTCTCTTTCCACATAATCAGCCAGATCGGCTACATGATCATGGGTCTCGGGTTCTTCACGATGGCAGGTCTCGCCGCGGCGATCTTCTACGTGGTCCATCACATCGTCGTGAAGACGACACTGTTCCTCGTAGCAGGCCTGGTCGAACACGAAGCCGGGACCGGCCGCTTGGACAGGGTGAGCGGGCTCGCACACTCCGCACCCGCCCTCGGCGTCCTCTTCCTCGTACCCGCCCTCAGCCTCGCGGGCTTCCCGCCCACTTCCGGGTTCGTTGCGAAGTTGGGCCTGGTCGTCGCCGGAGTCGAAGCCGACCGGTACGCCGTGGTCGGGGTGTCGCTCGCGGTGAGCCTTCTCACCCTTTTCTCGATGGTGAAGATCTGGGCGAATGCGTTCTGGGGTGAGCCGGCGCCCACCTCTCGCCGAGAGGAGGGAGCCGGGTGGAGCGGGAGGTTCCTGATGTATTCGGCGACGGCGTCACTGGTGCTGCTCGGTGCGGCGGTGGCGGTCGCAGGTCGCCCTCTCTACTCCCTCGCAGAGAGGGCAGCCGGCGATCTCTTGGCAGGAAGTGTCTACTCGGACGAGGTGCTTCGGCGATGA
- a CDS encoding Na+/H+ antiporter subunit E — translation MSRIIAVVMRVLAVGVLWVALWGDPSMSTWAAGVAVGVVLSTLFRRRSSGRIVVRPLRLLVLLVYFSGQMMWSTLAVVGAVIRPAGRVKTGIIAVPLSDCPDGLVTLIADMISLTPGTLTLEVTRDPPTLYVHALDTRDVESLRRQVRRLEVLTVRALGDEAALASLRRDDTKARVLR, via the coding sequence ATGAGTCGGATCATTGCGGTGGTCATGCGCGTCCTCGCCGTCGGGGTGCTCTGGGTCGCCCTGTGGGGTGATCCGTCGATGTCGACATGGGCGGCAGGCGTCGCGGTGGGTGTGGTGTTGTCGACCCTATTCAGGCGCCGTAGCAGTGGGCGGATCGTAGTGCGCCCGCTCAGGCTGCTCGTCTTGCTCGTCTACTTCTCGGGCCAGATGATGTGGTCGACGCTCGCCGTCGTTGGAGCGGTGATACGGCCGGCCGGGAGGGTTAAGACAGGCATAATCGCCGTACCCCTGTCAGACTGCCCTGACGGTCTGGTGACGTTGATCGCGGACATGATCAGCCTCACGCCCGGGACCCTCACCCTCGAGGTGACTCGGGATCCGCCGACCCTGTACGTGCACGCCCTGGACACCCGCGACGTCGAGAGCCTCCGCAGGCAGGTGCGGAGGCTCGAGGTGCTCACTGTTCGTGCACTCGGCGACGAGGCCGCGCTGGCCTCACTGCGACGAGACGACACGAAGGCTCGGGTTCTGAGATGA
- a CDS encoding Na+/H+ antiporter subunit G — MGLASWLFVIAGGSLVLLAGVGVLRFGDLYARMHSATKATTVGFLLVCVGASLELGMRGWKALLAAAFVLVTTPCAAHFVARCSYGAKNVPVRIEGPDDLGRLVESSGERGE; from the coding sequence ATGGGACTTGCTAGTTGGCTCTTCGTCATCGCCGGGGGCTCGTTGGTGCTGCTTGCCGGAGTCGGAGTCCTCAGGTTCGGCGACCTCTATGCGCGGATGCACTCGGCGACCAAAGCCACCACCGTGGGGTTCCTTCTAGTTTGCGTCGGAGCTTCGCTCGAACTGGGGATGAGAGGCTGGAAAGCCCTCCTTGCTGCGGCTTTCGTGCTGGTCACGACGCCGTGCGCAGCTCACTTCGTCGCAAGATGCTCCTACGGCGCGAAGAACGTGCCCGTCCGGATCGAGGGCCCGGACGACCTCGGACGGCTAGTCGAAAGTTCCGGGGAGCGCGGCGAGTAG
- the uppP2 gene encoding undecaprenyl-diphosphatase 2 — MSADVDVGRGTRPSPRPHRQGTSRLLVYAGWVAGCIVVVSSLVAAVRTESRMSVGDAVFLGVVEGVTEYLPVSSTGHLTVAERLLGIGDDPVEKKAADSFTIVIQAGAIAAVALLYRQRLGQMIGSLRTGDEDHRRLGFAVLLAAVPAGVVGLVFGDVLKQHLLGVGPVAVAWFFGGVAILALPRMSGRADGRLEDLQPRAALSIGVAQVLALWPGVSRSLVTILAATAFGLSPAAAVEFSFLLGLVTLGAATAWEALRHGSDMVSQLGVGTVLAGFATSTVSAALSVQWLVSYLRRRSLTVFGWYRIVAACIAATLLITGAL, encoded by the coding sequence GTGAGCGCGGACGTGGACGTGGGTCGGGGCACGCGTCCTTCGCCACGGCCCCACAGGCAGGGGACGTCTCGGCTCCTCGTCTACGCCGGTTGGGTGGCCGGGTGCATCGTGGTGGTCTCGAGCCTGGTAGCAGCGGTGCGAACCGAGTCGCGAATGAGCGTCGGCGACGCGGTCTTCCTGGGAGTGGTGGAGGGCGTGACCGAGTACCTCCCCGTCTCCTCGACAGGCCATCTCACGGTCGCGGAGCGACTGTTGGGGATAGGCGACGATCCCGTCGAAAAGAAGGCGGCCGACTCCTTCACCATCGTGATACAGGCAGGTGCGATAGCTGCGGTGGCACTCCTATACCGGCAACGCCTCGGGCAGATGATCGGATCGCTTCGGACCGGCGACGAAGACCACAGGCGTCTCGGTTTTGCCGTGCTGCTCGCCGCGGTGCCGGCAGGGGTGGTCGGGCTCGTCTTCGGTGACGTCCTGAAGCAGCACCTGTTGGGAGTCGGGCCGGTGGCGGTGGCCTGGTTCTTCGGTGGAGTCGCGATCCTCGCGCTGCCCCGCATGAGCGGCCGGGCCGATGGGAGGCTCGAGGATCTGCAGCCTCGGGCCGCCCTGTCGATAGGGGTCGCACAGGTGCTCGCGCTCTGGCCGGGAGTGAGCAGGAGCCTGGTGACCATTCTTGCTGCGACCGCGTTCGGCCTGTCACCTGCGGCAGCCGTCGAGTTCAGCTTCCTCCTCGGACTGGTGACTCTCGGGGCTGCAACGGCTTGGGAGGCCTTGCGTCATGGGAGCGACATGGTGAGCCAACTCGGCGTCGGAACCGTGCTGGCGGGATTCGCGACATCCACCGTCTCTGCGGCGCTGTCGGTCCAGTGGCTGGTCTCATACCTGCGACGCCGTTCCTTGACCGTCTTCGGTTGGTACCGGATCGTCGCCGCCTGCATCGCCGCGACCCTCCTGATCACCGGTGCCCTCTGA